A section of the Nitrospirota bacterium genome encodes:
- a CDS encoding NAD(P)H-dependent oxidoreductase subunit E gives MTHNGKILVVDDEPDVLKSCESILRQEGYSIDSAGSGPEAIGILQNNEYDIVFTDIELPENGGIEVINWINTSSPGTGVIATADNPSQESIMETLKLGIVDYLPKPFSQPVLIDAAFKAVSFMRERSSSELSAEEETMAAREKEIDVKSGELEKIISSHRDTPGCLIPVLQQAQELIGYLPASVQRKIARGLNIPVAEVHGVVSFYSFFSMKPKGKHVIKVCLGTACYVKRAEEILEKLKESLGINVSEITKDNRFSLESVRCLGACGLAPVVVIDHDTHASVNPVKTAEMLAAYE, from the coding sequence GGGCTACAGTATCGACAGCGCCGGAAGCGGGCCGGAGGCTATCGGCATCCTTCAAAATAATGAATACGATATCGTCTTCACTGACATTGAACTGCCTGAAAACGGCGGAATAGAAGTCATTAACTGGATCAATACTTCAAGTCCCGGCACCGGAGTAATAGCTACCGCAGACAACCCCTCGCAGGAATCTATTATGGAAACCCTCAAACTCGGCATTGTTGATTATCTCCCGAAGCCCTTTTCCCAGCCGGTGCTTATTGATGCCGCGTTCAAGGCGGTAAGCTTTATGAGGGAGAGGAGTTCATCTGAATTAAGCGCTGAAGAAGAAACTATGGCTGCCAGAGAAAAAGAGATAGATGTCAAGTCCGGCGAACTTGAGAAGATAATCTCCTCACATCGTGATACCCCGGGATGCCTTATCCCCGTCCTTCAGCAGGCACAGGAACTCATAGGTTATCTGCCTGCCTCTGTTCAGCGAAAGATAGCAAGAGGGCTTAATATCCCGGTGGCAGAGGTACACGGAGTTGTCTCGTTCTATTCCTTCTTCAGCATGAAGCCTAAGGGCAAACACGTTATAAAGGTCTGCCTTGGAACGGCATGCTATGTCAAAAGGGCTGAAGAGATACTGGAGAAGCTCAAGGAATCATTGGGGATAAATGTCTCTGAGATAACAAAAGACAACCGGTTTTCATTAGAGAGCGTCAGGTGTCTCGGCGCGTGCGGGCTTGCCCCGGTAGTTGTGATCGACCATGATACACACGCTTCGGTCAACCCGGTCAAGACGGCGGAGATGCTTGCCGCATATGAATGA
- a CDS encoding menaquinone biosynthesis protein, which translates to MNSNNLRIGKIPFTNLFPVFYYLENECRRPEFTFTEGVPSQLNKMLRDGKIDVSPSSSIEYLRHKDTYSIIPWTSISATGSVGSIFLFSHYALESLEGKKISVSSHSETSVVLLKIIMKKFLSLNCTYTVTEGVSAEENLENADATLLIGDEAMREAQEFTGNIFDLGGLWHKHTGLPFVFALWIARKDSLIEKKELVKKLSEDLIAAKKYIPKNLSLLAEKAPMKKLLSEKELITYWNGISYDFTDEHLEGLMLFDKYAKQL; encoded by the coding sequence TTGAATAGTAATAATCTCAGAATCGGCAAGATCCCTTTCACCAACCTCTTTCCTGTCTTCTATTATCTGGAGAACGAATGCAGACGGCCTGAGTTCACATTCACCGAAGGCGTGCCTTCACAGCTCAATAAGATGCTCCGTGACGGAAAGATAGATGTAAGCCCTTCATCATCAATAGAGTATCTGAGGCATAAAGACACTTACTCAATAATCCCCTGGACATCAATAAGCGCGACAGGTTCTGTCGGAAGCATATTCCTTTTTTCACATTATGCATTGGAATCCCTTGAAGGGAAGAAGATATCCGTCTCCTCACACTCTGAGACCTCGGTCGTACTTTTAAAGATAATCATGAAGAAATTTTTATCACTGAACTGCACTTACACGGTCACTGAAGGCGTTTCTGCTGAAGAGAATCTTGAGAATGCTGATGCGACACTGCTTATCGGTGATGAGGCGATGAGAGAGGCGCAGGAGTTCACAGGAAATATATTCGATCTCGGAGGTTTATGGCACAAACATACAGGACTGCCGTTTGTATTCGCACTCTGGATAGCAAGGAAAGATTCGCTTATTGAGAAGAAAGAGCTTGTCAAAAAACTCTCCGAAGACCTTATCGCCGCAAAAAAGTATATTCCAAAGAACCTTTCCCTGCTTGCTGAAAAAGCGCCCATGAAAAAACTGCTGAGCGAAAAAGAACTGATAACCTACTGGAACGGGATATCATACGATTTTACAGACGAGCATCTTGAAGGGTTGATGCTCTTTGATAAGTACGCAAAGCAGTTATAA
- a CDS encoding (2Fe-2S) ferredoxin domain-containing protein gives MAKLTISDLQKIKEKHKSTFTLREGGYRAKVTVHMGTCGIAAGARAIINTLMAEIEKSGTSDIIVTTSGCAGLCSSEPMVTIDILGHPPVKYKALNEEKMREIFREHILGGNIVEKYALVIGSETSY, from the coding sequence ATGGCCAAACTGACGATAAGCGACCTGCAGAAGATCAAAGAGAAACACAAGTCTACCTTTACGCTCAGAGAAGGCGGCTACAGGGCAAAAGTTACCGTACATATGGGCACATGCGGTATCGCTGCAGGTGCAAGGGCTATTATTAACACGCTTATGGCGGAAATAGAGAAAAGCGGCACGTCGGACATCATTGTCACAACTTCCGGATGTGCCGGGCTATGCAGCAGCGAGCCGATGGTCACTATAGATATACTCGGACATCCTCCTGTCAAATATAAGGCGCTGAACGAAGAAAAGATGCGGGAGATATTCAGGGAGCATATTCTGGGCGGAAATATCGTTGAGAAATACGCGCTTGTCATAGGAAGCGAAACAAGCTATTGA
- the nuoF gene encoding NADH-quinone oxidoreductase subunit NuoF, with amino-acid sequence MQNYRANIMMCAGTGCVACNALKVKDALVNELNKRGLEKEIQIVLTGCNGFCANAPIMSVQPEGIFYQKLKIEDIPVIVEEHLLKGRPVEKLMYKEPEAKSAVPLMHDIPFFKLQVLRALRNKGMIDPENIEDYIARDGYQGTAKALLELTPEEIIKIMKDSGLRGRGGAGFPTGLKWEFCSKVISDTKYILCNGDEGDPGAFMDRSVMEADPHVVLEGMIIAGKAIGATKGYIYVRAEYPLAVKRLQLAIDQAKEAGLLGENILNSGFSLDIEIYLGAGAFVCGEETALMRSLEGKRGMPRPRPPFPAFKGLWDKPTVLNNVETYANVPQIIINGADWFKQLGTPKSTGTKVFALTGAINNIGLIEVPMGIPLRTVIFDIGGGIKKGRKYKAVQLGGPSGGCIPESLLDTPVDYESINATGAIVGSGGMVVMDDTNCMVNVAKFFLEFTADESCGKCPPCRIGTRVMLDKLIDITEGRGKESDIELLLDLSHDIINTSLCGLGQTAPNPVLTTIKYFKHEYESHIIDGWCKSGVCKELSTFYIDPELCKGCGLCLKACPRGAITGEKKQPHKVDNDLCIKCRSCYMACPPKFGALKIGPGNMFAQSKK; translated from the coding sequence ATGCAGAATTACAGGGCCAACATAATGATGTGCGCAGGAACGGGGTGCGTTGCCTGCAATGCCCTAAAGGTCAAAGATGCCCTTGTTAATGAACTCAACAAAAGGGGGCTGGAAAAAGAGATACAGATAGTCCTTACCGGCTGTAACGGCTTCTGCGCCAATGCGCCGATAATGTCTGTTCAGCCTGAGGGCATCTTTTATCAAAAACTCAAGATCGAAGATATCCCCGTGATAGTAGAGGAACACCTGCTTAAAGGCCGGCCTGTTGAGAAGCTCATGTACAAAGAGCCGGAAGCAAAGTCTGCTGTTCCGCTAATGCATGATATCCCCTTCTTCAAGCTCCAGGTGCTCAGGGCGCTTAGGAACAAAGGCATGATAGACCCTGAGAACATTGAAGATTACATTGCAAGGGACGGCTACCAGGGCACGGCAAAGGCGCTTCTCGAACTGACCCCCGAAGAGATAATAAAGATAATGAAAGACTCCGGGCTCAGAGGCAGGGGCGGAGCAGGTTTCCCCACAGGGCTCAAATGGGAGTTCTGTTCAAAGGTAATATCTGACACCAAATACATCCTTTGCAACGGAGATGAAGGCGACCCCGGAGCCTTCATGGACAGGAGCGTCATGGAGGCTGACCCTCATGTTGTGCTTGAGGGAATGATAATAGCCGGAAAAGCGATCGGCGCAACCAAGGGGTACATATATGTGAGAGCAGAATATCCCCTTGCCGTAAAAAGGCTTCAGTTAGCCATAGACCAGGCGAAAGAGGCCGGCCTTCTCGGAGAGAACATTCTCAACAGCGGATTCAGCCTTGACATAGAGATATACCTCGGCGCAGGCGCCTTTGTCTGCGGTGAAGAGACAGCGCTCATGCGTTCGCTTGAAGGCAAGCGCGGAATGCCGCGGCCCAGGCCGCCCTTCCCTGCTTTCAAAGGCCTATGGGATAAACCCACCGTTCTTAATAATGTCGAGACATATGCAAACGTCCCGCAGATAATCATAAACGGAGCCGACTGGTTCAAGCAGCTTGGCACGCCGAAGAGCACAGGCACAAAGGTCTTTGCGCTTACGGGAGCTATCAATAACATAGGGCTTATTGAAGTGCCCATGGGGATACCTTTGAGAACAGTCATATTTGATATAGGCGGCGGCATAAAAAAGGGAAGGAAGTATAAGGCGGTCCAGCTTGGGGGGCCGTCCGGCGGATGCATACCCGAAAGCCTGTTGGACACACCGGTCGACTATGAATCGATAAACGCCACAGGCGCGATAGTAGGCTCGGGCGGAATGGTCGTTATGGACGATACGAACTGCATGGTCAATGTCGCAAAGTTCTTTCTTGAGTTCACTGCTGATGAATCGTGCGGCAAGTGCCCTCCATGCAGGATAGGGACACGAGTGATGCTGGATAAACTGATAGACATCACTGAAGGACGGGGAAAAGAGAGCGACATCGAACTTCTACTTGACCTCTCACATGACATCATCAACACTTCACTCTGCGGGCTCGGGCAGACCGCTCCGAACCCGGTGCTCACGACCATAAAGTATTTCAAACATGAATATGAGTCACATATCATAGACGGCTGGTGCAAGTCAGGCGTCTGCAAAGAACTCTCAACATTTTATATTGATCCGGAGCTCTGCAAGGGCTGCGGCCTGTGCCTCAAGGCATGCCCGAGAGGCGCAATAACAGGCGAGAAGAAACAGCCTCACAAGGTAGATAACGATCTCTGTATAAAGTGCCGCTCATGTTATATGGCGTGCCCGCCAAAGTTCGGAGCGCTTAAGATAGGGCCTGGCAATATGTTTGCTCAAAGCAAAAAATAG
- the nuoG gene encoding NADH-quinone oxidoreductase subunit NuoG, with the protein MVNITINGKKLSVQEGTTILEAALQNKIDIPHLCYDKRLVPYGACRLCVVEVEGQMKLLAACSTPVTPNMSVKTETPKLLKARRTVLELLLIHHPLDCPVCDKAGECKLQDLAFKYGAADSRFKAKKKHDTADTGSPFVERNSNRCVLCGKCVRVCGELQGVGAINIIGRGFESKISPAFEERLDCEFCGQCIDACPVGALGRRSYRHSARAWFLESHDNICPYCGVGCTVTYDLKEGKIMRARGIEDKGINKGNLCSRGRFGYDFIYSEKRLAVPLIKEGSGFKKASWDEALKFIAERIQVIKHAHGADSIGAIGSPRCTVEDNYMLQKFMKSVNSSNNIDSSARFGYAKILDAVDMAFGLKSLPVDHDSPLGKEVILVIESDITSTHPVWGLNFLKAEREGTNLIVAETRETKLTRHSSRWLRIKPGTGVALLNCIIKVALDEGLYDKERVSKVEGFSFLTETVNDYSPAAVSRITGISEDILIKTAREFLSAKSRLISLTLGASENTKGIDTALAAANLIILTGEKPSSLQMPAEYCNTFGMWEAGVRPEIPGKDATSMLYKEGAVKALFIMGENPVVTFPDSSTVEKTLTGLDFLVVQDITLTDTAKLADVVLPSSGWAEKDGTFINAGGIAQNVKRIVKPFGKSVADWQILKNLSKAMGAEIGIKDITVLQEEIKNRKPEAGRLKLTFNPVTYTPVGEYDTEFPLRMITGNLMQHSGALSAMSKNQGNAIASAFIQVCRADAERYNIRDNGFVNLSSKNGSVLVKAQISEEVPEGTVFAPVHFHHARINNLTSLSPDGSSPICAVKIKAVN; encoded by the coding sequence ATGGTAAATATCACGATAAACGGCAAAAAACTTTCAGTGCAGGAAGGCACGACCATACTTGAGGCCGCCCTTCAGAACAAGATAGATATCCCGCATCTCTGCTATGACAAGCGCCTTGTGCCTTATGGCGCGTGCAGGCTCTGTGTCGTTGAGGTTGAGGGACAGATGAAACTTCTTGCCGCGTGCTCAACCCCGGTAACACCCAATATGTCAGTCAAGACCGAGACCCCGAAGCTGCTTAAGGCAAGACGGACGGTGCTTGAACTTTTACTCATACACCATCCCCTTGACTGCCCGGTCTGCGACAAGGCAGGTGAATGCAAGCTTCAGGACCTGGCATTTAAATACGGGGCTGCTGACAGCCGTTTCAAGGCAAAGAAAAAACATGACACGGCAGACACCGGAAGCCCTTTTGTCGAGAGAAACAGCAACAGGTGCGTGCTTTGCGGCAAATGCGTCAGGGTCTGCGGCGAACTTCAGGGAGTCGGCGCCATAAATATCATAGGCCGGGGATTTGAATCGAAGATCAGCCCCGCATTTGAGGAAAGGCTTGACTGTGAGTTCTGCGGCCAATGCATAGACGCATGCCCGGTCGGAGCCCTCGGAAGAAGGTCTTACAGGCACAGCGCCAGGGCATGGTTCCTTGAGTCTCACGATAATATCTGCCCTTACTGCGGCGTCGGGTGCACGGTCACGTACGACCTGAAAGAGGGAAAGATAATGAGGGCGAGGGGGATCGAAGACAAAGGCATCAACAAAGGCAACCTCTGCAGCAGAGGAAGGTTTGGCTACGATTTTATATATTCTGAAAAGCGCCTCGCGGTTCCGCTGATAAAAGAAGGCAGCGGCTTTAAAAAGGCCTCATGGGATGAGGCGCTGAAGTTCATAGCTGAAAGGATCCAGGTGATAAAGCATGCCCACGGAGCTGATTCTATAGGCGCTATCGGCTCTCCCAGATGCACTGTGGAAGACAACTATATGCTGCAGAAGTTCATGAAGAGCGTTAACAGCAGCAATAATATCGACTCTTCCGCAAGGTTCGGCTACGCAAAGATACTCGATGCCGTAGATATGGCATTCGGTTTAAAGAGCCTTCCTGTTGATCATGACTCGCCTCTGGGCAAAGAGGTTATACTTGTTATTGAATCTGACATTACATCCACCCACCCTGTCTGGGGACTTAACTTCCTGAAGGCGGAGCGGGAAGGGACAAATCTTATCGTTGCAGAGACACGGGAGACAAAGCTCACGCGCCACAGCAGCCGCTGGCTGAGGATAAAGCCCGGCACCGGCGTGGCGCTCCTGAACTGTATAATTAAAGTTGCGCTTGATGAAGGGCTTTATGATAAAGAGAGGGTATCAAAAGTTGAAGGCTTCTCTTTCCTTACAGAGACTGTAAATGATTATTCCCCGGCCGCAGTCTCAAGGATAACGGGGATAAGCGAAGATATACTCATCAAAACGGCAAGAGAATTCTTATCCGCTAAATCAAGGCTCATCAGCCTGACCCTTGGTGCATCAGAGAATACCAAAGGAATTGACACCGCGCTTGCCGCCGCAAACCTTATTATCCTGACCGGAGAAAAACCTTCCAGCCTTCAGATGCCTGCTGAATACTGCAATACCTTCGGTATGTGGGAGGCAGGCGTAAGGCCTGAAATACCGGGGAAGGACGCAACATCGATGTTATATAAGGAAGGGGCTGTCAAGGCATTATTTATCATGGGGGAGAACCCTGTTGTAACCTTCCCTGATTCGTCAACCGTTGAAAAGACGCTGACCGGCCTGGACTTTCTGGTAGTTCAAGACATAACGCTTACTGATACAGCTAAACTTGCCGATGTCGTGCTGCCCTCATCCGGCTGGGCTGAAAAAGACGGTACTTTTATCAATGCCGGAGGGATAGCCCAGAATGTAAAAAGGATCGTCAAGCCGTTTGGAAAATCCGTGGCTGACTGGCAGATACTAAAGAACCTTTCAAAGGCGATGGGCGCTGAAATAGGCATAAAAGATATCACAGTGCTTCAGGAAGAGATCAAGAACAGGAAACCTGAGGCAGGCCGATTGAAGCTGACGTTCAACCCTGTTACATATACCCCGGTCGGAGAATATGACACTGAATTCCCTCTCAGGATGATAACAGGCAACCTTATGCAGCATTCAGGCGCTCTCTCGGCAATGTCCAAAAACCAGGGCAACGCGATAGCGTCGGCATTCATTCAGGTCTGCAGGGCTGACGCGGAAAGATACAATATCAGAGACAACGGCTTTGTGAACTTATCATCAAAGAACGGCTCGGTGCTGGTGAAAGCCCAGATCTCAGAAGAAGTCCCTGAGGGCACGGTATTCGCGCCTGTCCACTTTCACCATGCGAGGATAAACAACCTTACATCTCTTTCTCCGGACGGCTCCTCTCCTATCTGCGCGGTAAAGATAAAAGCGGTTAACTGA